The genomic interval GCATCCGCGCCGAGGAGCCGCTCAAGTCCATTCCCGTGGTGGCCATCTCCGCGGGAGGCCCCGAGGCGCGTGAGCGCGCCATGCAACTGGGCGTGGACATCTACCTGCGCAAGCCCGTGCGCTTCCAGGAAGTGCTGGAGACCGTGAAGCAGCTGCTTCACATTCCCTGACAGTCGGAGGGGAGGCCCGCTTTGTGGCGCGGAGCCGGGACGGCTAGAGTCCGGCTCGCATGCCCAAGTCCGCCATCCACCGCGATACCGTCTGCGGCGAGGCGCTGTTCATCCTCCGGAGTCTGAAGGAGAACGGCCGTCTGGGGCGCTCGAACAAGCTGGCCGATGTGAAGGCCTCGCTCGAGCCCTCCGTCTCGCTGGAGTTCGACAGCTACTACCTCTTCCTTCGCAAGTACCTCTACATCGCGCTGGACCCGCGGGAGGCGCAGCTGCGTCTCACCGAGCCGGGTGAGCGCGTGGTGGACGGCGAGCTGCAGGACAAGTTCTCCCTGGAGGTGGACGAGTTCTTCGCCGAGCAGCTGCTCGGGGACGACGCCGTCCCGGCCGATGACGAGGAGGGCGACCCGAGCATGCCGCCTCCCCCTCCGGACATCCTCCTGGACGAGAACGAGGTGCTGCCGCACGTGGAGCAGCCGCCCGCGTTGCCGAGGGCTCGCGCGTCCGTGGCGTTGGAGGTGCCGCTGCCGCCGTCCGTGCCCGTGCCTCCCCCGGTGGCGAGCATGCGCAACGAGGCCGTCCCCCTGCCGCCCGCCGTGCCCGTTCCCCCCGCCGCTCCCGTCGCGCCCCCCGCTCCGATGCCCGCTCCCGCCCCCGCGCCCATCCCTCCGCTGGCCACCTCTCCCGCTCCCAAGGCCGCCGAGGTGCTGGACCAGCGCTACCAGAAGCTTGAGGCCATCGGCTCCGGGCCTCTCGGGACCGCCTACAAGGGCCGCTTCAACGCGCTCGGGCTGGACATCTGCGTCAAGGAGCTGAAGGACATCTTCGGCTACTTCTCCTTCCTGCAGCGCGGCGAGGTGCTCAAGCGGCTGAGGAAGGAGCTGTGCGCGCAGGCCCAGGTGCGCCACCCGGGCATCATCCAGGTGCTGGACCAGAACGCGGAGGCGGCCCGGCCCTACTACGTGCTGGAGCTGCTGCACGGCAGCCTCAAGGACAAGCTGGAAGAGGGTGGAGGCAAGGGCGTGCCGGTGTCCCTGGCCATGCGCTGCTTCCTGCAGCTCGCCTATGCGCTGCGCGCCGCGCACGCCGTGGGCCTCACGCACCACAACCTCAAGCCGGAGAACGTCCTCTTCGACCTCTACGGCAACGCGAAGCTGGGTGACTTCGGCCTGAGCCGCGTGGTGGAGCAGGACGCCTCCAAGGGCCTGCCCCAGGTCTTCGTGGGGGCCGGTGGCATGGCCTACCTGGCGCCCGAGCTCCTCCAGCCGCAGCGCGCGAAGGATGCCGGCCCCGCCTCGGACGTCTACGGGCTGGGCATCATCCTCTACGAGATGCTCACCGGGCAGATTCCCGGCCGCCGCTCGCCGCTGCCCTCCGAGGTCAACCCCGAGGCTCCCGCCGGCCTGGACGCCATCTTCGACAAGATGACCCATGACCGGGTGGACCAGCGCTACCCGGACATCGACACGATGCTGGAGGACTTCTACAAGTCCTTCACCGAGGCGCAGTTCCTCGCCAGGGGCGACCTCATCCTGTCCTCCGAGCCACAGTAACGAGTGCTCGCGGTGGACGGGCCAGGCTGTAAAACTCGTCCTCCATGAGCAACAGCCCGAATTCGCAAGACTCCGTGCTCGTCACCGTCACCGGACGGGACGAGCCCGGCATCCTGGCCCGCCTGACCGGCATCCTGTCCGAGGTGGGCGCGGTATTGCTCGACATCGAGCAGGTGGTGGTGCACGGCCAGCTCACCCTGTCCCTGCTGGTGCGCCTGCCCGAGACGCGCAGCGTCCTCAAGGAGCTGCTCTTCGCGGCGAAGGAGCTCGGCATGTCGCTGGACTTCAAGCCGGTGGAGGGACCGAGCACTCCCGTCGCCCCGAGCCTCAGCCGCCATGTCGTCACCGTGGTGGGCGCCCTGGGAGCCCGCGAGCTGCACGCCGTCGCCGAGCGCCTGGCCCGGCACGGGGCCAACATCGAGCGCATCAACCGCCTGTCCGACGCGGAGCTCGGCTCGGTGGAGATCCACATCGCCCTGCCGCCGGAGAGGGATCCGGAGGAGCTCAAGCGCTCGTTGCTGGAGCTGGCCATGTCCACCAGCGCCTTCGACGTGGCGCTGCAGCGCGAGAGCCTCTACCGGCGCAGCAAGCGGTTGGTGGTGATGGACATGGACTCCACGCTCATCCGCATCGAGGTCATCGACGAGCTGGCGCGGGCGTACGGGGTGGGGGAGCAGGTGGTGCGCATCACCGAGCGCGCCATGCATGGGGAGATGGACTACGACGAGTCCCTGCGCCAGCGCGTGGCGCTGCTGAAGGGCATGGACGCGAAGGTGCTGAGGGATCTCGCCGCCAACCTCCCGCTCACCCAGGGCGCGGAGACGCTCATCCGGGTGCTCAAGCGGCTGGGCTACCGCACCGCCATCATCAGCGGCGGCTTCTCCGTGGCGGCCGAGGCCCTCAAGGCACGGCTGGGTATCGACTACGCCCACTCCAACATGCTGGAGGAGGCGGACGGCAAGCTCACCGGGCGCACGCTCGGGCCCATCGTCAACGCGCGCCGCAAGGCGGAGCTGCTGGAGAACATCGCCCAGGCGGAGGGCATCCTCCTCGACCAGGTCATCGCGGTGGGTGACGGTGCGAACGACCTGCTGATGCTGGAGCGCGCGGGCCTGGGCATCGCCTTCCGCGCCAAGCCCAAGCTGCGCCAGGCGGCCGATACCTCCATCTCCGCCGGCGGCCTGGACACCATCCTCTACCTCCTGGGACTCAGCGCTCGCGAGCTCCAGGAGGTGCTCGGCTAGGACGGCTCACGAGGCGCGCATGCGCGCCGCCAGCTCCCTCTGCTGGATGGCGCCCTTCTCCAGCAGCAGCTCGAGCAGGGCGCGCAAAATCTTGGAGCTCTTCTCCTGGTTGACCTGCACCGTCTGCAGCCGCTGCATCTCCTCGGGGGAGAACACCTCGGCCGGGGCGGGCGAGGCGCTGAGGATCTCATCGAGCAGATCCGCGGCGCTCGCCCCTCCACCGGGACGCGGGGTCGCGGCGGCCGCCGCCTGGCGCTGGGCGTTCTCCTCGGCCAGCTTCGGGGAGATGTCGGCGAGGGACTTCCTCACCGTCTTGCCGCTCATGTCGACGATCTTGAACTCGTCCTCGTCGCCCGAGGGCTTGTCCCTGCGCATGCCCGTTGGCGTGAGGGACGGCTCCATGTTGCGGTAGTGCCGCATGATGGCGTTCTCGATCTCCCGGTCTCCCGCCACCATGGGGATGACGCGCGTGCGGCTGCGCGCGGCCACCTGATCGATGGTCTGCAGGTCGGACGGGTCCGCCATGGCGAGCACGAGCGTCTTGCCGTTGTCGCGCAGGGCCACGGGGAAGACGCCCTTCTGCTCGGCGAAGGTGACGTCCAGCTTCGCGAGGGCGCCCGGATCCTTGGCGGTGCCCAGCTGGACGCGCTGCACGCCCAGGCCCTGGGCAATGGCCTCGGTGAGGGTGTCCTCCGCGGCGAGCCCCATGTCGGTGACGATGCGCGACAGGCGTCCGCCCCACTGGTCGTGCTGGGCGAGCGCGCTGCGAAGCTGCATCTCGTCGATGACGCGGGCCTTGACGAGAATCTCTCCGATACGGTTGCGAGGTGCGGCCATGCTCGTCAGTCTACGGAGGAAGGAGCCCGGAGTCGCGTTCGATGCCGCGAGGATTCGATACCTGCCTGGCAGAAGGGGTGGCGCTCTTCAACGCGGGGCACTTCTTCGAGGCCCACGAGGCCTGGGAGGAGGCCTGGACGCACGAGCGCGGCCCGCGCCGGCTGCTCCTCCAGGGCCTCATCCTCGTGGCGGCGGGCTGGCTGAAGCGGGACGCGGGCAATGTCCGGGGGGCGTGGACGCTCTTCTCCCGCGCGCTGGACCGGCTCGAGTCCCTGCCCCCCGTCTGCGAGGGCGTGGACGTGGGCGGCCTGCGCCCCCGGGTGCAGCGCTGGCGCGAGGGCGAGGCCCCTGACCGGCCCCTGCTCGCTCGGCTGGCCACCGGCCAGGGAGGAGACTTCTGATGCAACCCTTCGCGGACGAGCAGACGCACCTGTGCCCCTACTGCGGCGAGGAGGTGGAGGTGGCGGTGGACCCGGGCGGTCCCTCCTCGGAGACGTACGTGGAGGACTGCCCGGTGTGCTGCCGGCCGTGGGTGGTGCACGTCTCCCGCGAGGGGGACGAGGTGTCCGTCCACCTGGGGCGCGAGGACGACTGAGCCGGCCGGAACGGGCTCGCGGCGCGTCGCCTTGACACGTTCCGAAGCATGGTTCTCTTGAAGCTGTGAGAGGCGCCGGGCCCGAAGGAACGAGGGCCCGGCGCGGTGGAAACAACCGTTCAAACCCAGTCGAGAGACGCGCCGTCACTCCGTCCGGAGTGCGACGCGATGAGGAGACGTCCATGCAGACCCGTTGGAATCCGTTCGCCGTGAGCAATGGTGCCGTCGCCCTGGGCCCCCTGATGGCGCGGGAGTTCGACCAGCTCTTCCGTGACCTGTCCCTGCGCCCTGATTCGCGCGAGCTCGTGCCGCCGGCGGACATCTACGAGACGGCCGAGGGCATCACCCTGCAGGTGGACCTGCCGGGACATGACCCGAAGGCCATCGAGGTGAAGGTGGAGAACGACACCCTCACGCTCAGGTCGGAGCGCAAGACGGAGCGCTCGGACAAGGACGGCGCGCGGCGCCTGGAGCGCAGCTTCGGCGTGTACGCCCGCACCTTCGTGGTGCCCCGCACGGTGGACGCGTCCAAGGTGGAGGCCCGCTACGACAATGGCGTGCTCACCCTGACGCTGCCGCGGCGCGAGGAGTCCCGCCCCCGCGTGGTCGAGGTGAAGGTCAACAGCTGAGGCGTGACGCGGAGAGGTGACGCATCACAACTGGTGGGGACGGGTTCCCGAGAGGGGGCTCGTCCCCGAGCCGTTGCCGATGCATGCGAAATACACGAGCGGCGACGCGCCCTCACACGGGGCCTGGGAAGGGACCCCGTGGAGACACTTCGCCGCTCTCGTCGTCTGGCGCGCTAGCGCTTGACGGCGGTGTTGGCCCCGAGCGCCAGCGGCACGCGGAACAGGTCGAGCACCTGCTGCACGTCCAGCGGCTTGGGCAGGCACGCCACGGCGCCCGCCTGCTTCGACTGCTCCACCACCTCGGGCGAGTGGGCGGACGTCATGGTGATGAGCCGCACGCCCTCCATCTGCTTGCGGGCGCGGATGCGGCGGCACACCTCGATACCGTCGATGTCCGGCATGTTCAGGTCGATGAGCATGCCGTGCGGCTTCTGCTCGCTCACCAGCAGCAGCGCCTCGACGCCACTGGTGGTCGTCTGCAGCTCCACCTGGTTGGCGTATGGCTTGAAGGCACGCTTGATGGCGTCGAGCACCTGCCGCTCGTCATCCACCACCAGCAGGCGCACGGTGCTGCTGCCCAGCTCCTCGGGCACCGGCATCTGGTGGGTGATGAGGAACGTGCGGAGATCCGCCGAGCGAACCCTCCGGTGACCACCCGGCGTCCGGAACGCCATGAGGATGCCGCGGTCGATCCACTTGCTCACCGTGGACGGGTCCACCTGGAGCAATCGACTGATGTCGTGGGTCGTGTAGAGCTGATCCGTCATCGAACTCCCCTCACTCTGCACTGCTGGCTGGCTTCCGGCCTTCATAGGATAAGACACCTAAGCGGGAAGCGAAAATTCTTCGATTTCACAACTTGACAGCTTGTAGGGCATCAGGGTCTCTCATGTGTTGAACGGTGGTCTCCCATTGGCCCGAGGCCTTCAAGCAGAGCTCCACCAGCTCACGCGCGGCGCCGTGTCCCCCTCGGCTCCGAGCCACATAATGCACTTCCTGGCGTACCTCGGGGGCTGCATCCGCGGGACACGCCGAGAGACCCGCCATCCCCAGGGGACCCAGGTCGTTGATGTCATCCCCCATATAGGCACACTCCTCAGGGGAGACCTCGAGCTGCGCCAGCAGTTCACGAAAACCCGCTGCTTTGTTCTTCCGGCCCTGGAGCACGGCGGTGACACCCAGCTCGAGGCCACGCACCTCCACGATGGAGGAGGAGCGCGCGGTGAGGATGGCGGTGCGCAACCCCGCCAGCCTCGCCATCACCAGCCCGTGACCATCCTTGACGTCGAAGCGCTTCATCGCCTCGCCGCCATCACCGTAGTAGAGGCCGCCATCCGTGAGCACGCCGTCCACGTCGAACACGAGCAGACGCACGCGCGAGGCACGTTCCGTCAGCTCGTCCTTGTTCGGCTTTGGTGGCAGCTCCGTCATGTCGTGTCCCCTCGGACTCCCTCCCCACGGTTTCGTTTCACTTCACCCCGGCTCGTGCCCCAGCGCGCGCCGGATGGCCAGCACCTGACGTAGCACGTCCTCGAACATCTGGGGATTGAGCGAGCAGGGACCGTCACACAGGGCACGGTCCGGGTCTTCATGCACTTCCGTGAAAAGCGCGTCTATTCCGGCGGCGGCGGCGGAGCGCGCCAACAGGGAGACGAACTTGCGCTCTCCGCCCGTCTGTCCATCCCCGGAGGAGGGCAGCTGCACGGAGTGGGTGGCGTCGAAGCACACGACGAGCCCCGCCTCGCGCATCTGGGCGAAGCCGCGCATGTCCACCACCAGGTTGTTGTAGCCGAAGGTGGCGCCGCGCTCGGTGACGAGCACGTTGGGGTTGCCCACCTCCACGGCCTTGCGCGCCGAGTGGACGATGTCCTTGGGCGCGACGAACTGGCCCTTCTTGAGGTTGACGCCCTTGCCGGTGCGCGCCACCGCCTCCACCAGGTCCGTCTGGCGGCAGAGGAAGGCCGGAATCTGGATGATGTCCACCACCTCGGCGGCGGGGCCCACGTGGCTCGTCTCGTGGACGTCCGTGAGGATGGGCACGCCCACTTCGCGCTTCACCCGGTCGAGGATGCGCAGGCCTTCCTTCAGGCCGGGCCCCCGGAAGGACTTGCCGCTGGTGCGGTTGGCCTTGTCGTAGGAGCACTTGAAGGCGTAGGGCACGCCCAGCCGGCCCGTCAGCTCCTTGAGGAGCTTCGCGTGCCGGAGCGCCATGTCCTCGGACTCGATGCTGTCCGGGCCCGCGATGACGAAGAGCTTCTGGCCGGGGCCGACCTTGTAGCCGCAGAGGTCGATGCTCTGGTTCATGCCTGCGTCCTCCCCGCGTCACGCTGCGTGAGGGCCGCGCGGATGAAGCCGGAGAAGAGCGGGTGGGGCGCGAAGGGCTTGCTCTTGAACTCCGGGTGGAACTGGCAGCCCACGAAGTAGGGGTGGTCCGGCAGCTCGATCATCTCCACGAGGTTGAGGTCGGGGTTGTGCCCGGACACGACGAGGCCCGCCTCCTGCAGCCGGCCGCGATAGGCGTTGTTGACCTCGTACCGGTGGCGGTGCCGCTCGTGGATGACGTCCTCCCCGTACAGCTTGTGCGCCAGCGAGCCCGGTTTGAGCGCGCAGGCGTAGCTGCCCAGACGCATGGTACCACCCTTGTCCTGCACCTTCACCTGGCTCTCCATGAGCGTCACCACCGGGTGGGGGGTGTGCTCGTTGAACTCCAAGGAGTTGGAGCCGGCCAGGCCCAGCACGTTGCGGCTGAACTCCACCACCGCCATCTGCAGGCCCAGGCAGATGCCGAAGAAGGGCACCCGCTTCTCCCGGGCGTAGCGCACCGCCGTGATTTTACCCTCGGTGCCGCGCACCCCGAAGCCGCCGGGCACCAGGATGGCGTCCACCCCGCTCAGCAGGGCCTCGGGACCCTTCTCCTCCACGTCCTGCGAGTCCACGAACTGCAGGTCCACCTTCACGTCGTTGGCGATACCGCCGTGGAGCAGCGCCTCGTTGAGGCTCTTGTAGCTCTCCTTGAGGTCCACGTACTTGCCGACGATGCCCACCTTCACCTCGCCGCGGCCCGGCGAGTACACCTTGCGGATGATGTCCTCCCAGCGGTCCAGCCGGGCGGCGCGCGTCCAGATGTTGAGCGTCTCCGCCAGCCGCTCGTCGATGCCCTGGCGGTGCAGCTCCAGCGGCAGCTCGTAGATGCTCTTCACGTCCGGCGAGGTGAACACGTTGCCGTTGTCCACGTTGCAGAACATGGCGATCTTGTCCTTGAGCTCGCGCGAAATCTCCCGGTCCGTGCGGCAGATGAGGAAGTCGGGCTGGATGCCGATCTCCCGCAGCTTCATCACCGAGTGCTGGGTGGGCTTGGTCTTCACCTCACCGGCCGCGCCGATGTAGGGCAGCAGCGTCAGGTGCATGTAGACGGCGTTGCCGCTGCCCACGTCGTAGCGCATCTGCCGGATGGCCTCGAGGAAGGGCAGCGACTCGATGTCGCCCACGGTGCCGCCCACCTCGACGATGACGGCGTCCATGCCCTGCGCCGCCTGGCGGATGCAGGACTTGATCTCATCCGTGATGTGCGGAATCACCTGGACCGTCTTGCCCAGGTACTCGCCCCGGCGCTCCTTCTGGATGACGGAGTGGTAGATGCGCCCGGAGGTGAAGTTGTTGAGCCGGGACATCCGCGCGTTGGTGAAGCGCTCGTAGTGCCCCAGGTCCATGTCGGTCTCGCCACCATCGTCGGTGACGAAGACCTCCCCATGCTGGAACGGGCTCATCGTGCCCGGATCGATGTTGATGTAGGGGTCTAGCTTCAGCAGCGTGATGTCGAGCCCGCGATTCTCGAGCAGGGCGCCGATGGATGCGGAGGCAAGCCCCTTGCCCAGCGAGCTCACCACTCCGCCGGTCACGAAGATGAACTTGGTCTTCTTGGAGCGCATGACCCTTCCTGCCAAGAGACCCCGGGGGCGTCAATGATTCTGTCAGGCGGCGCGGACGGCCGCCTGGTCCCGGAAGTCCGGCAAGGGACGGATCTCAATCCTGCCCCTGGGTCCGCGGGCGGGATTCGGCGTAGTCCCGGGCGCGGGGCTCGCTGTCGCGCTGCTCGCGCAGCGGGCAGTGGCGGCAGGTCCAGCCGTCCCAGCCCCGCTTCACCGCGAGGTGCAGGCAGGCGTCATAATTGAAGCAGAACAGGTTGCGCTGGGCCTCCACCGCCGACTCGTCACGCAGCGCGGAGGGCAGAGGGCTCGGGCAAGGTGTGATGGACAAGGTCAGGGCCTCCTGCGGATGAACGGGCCGGTACCCCCC from Archangium lipolyticum carries:
- a CDS encoding CTP synthase, which codes for MRSKKTKFIFVTGGVVSSLGKGLASASIGALLENRGLDITLLKLDPYINIDPGTMSPFQHGEVFVTDDGGETDMDLGHYERFTNARMSRLNNFTSGRIYHSVIQKERRGEYLGKTVQVIPHITDEIKSCIRQAAQGMDAVIVEVGGTVGDIESLPFLEAIRQMRYDVGSGNAVYMHLTLLPYIGAAGEVKTKPTQHSVMKLREIGIQPDFLICRTDREISRELKDKIAMFCNVDNGNVFTSPDVKSIYELPLELHRQGIDERLAETLNIWTRAARLDRWEDIIRKVYSPGRGEVKVGIVGKYVDLKESYKSLNEALLHGGIANDVKVDLQFVDSQDVEEKGPEALLSGVDAILVPGGFGVRGTEGKITAVRYAREKRVPFFGICLGLQMAVVEFSRNVLGLAGSNSLEFNEHTPHPVVTLMESQVKVQDKGGTMRLGSYACALKPGSLAHKLYGEDVIHERHRHRYEVNNAYRGRLQEAGLVVSGHNPDLNLVEMIELPDHPYFVGCQFHPEFKSKPFAPHPLFSGFIRAALTQRDAGRTQA
- a CDS encoding Hsp20/alpha crystallin family protein, encoding MQTRWNPFAVSNGAVALGPLMAREFDQLFRDLSLRPDSRELVPPADIYETAEGITLQVDLPGHDPKAIEVKVENDTLTLRSERKTERSDKDGARRLERSFGVYARTFVVPRTVDASKVEARYDNGVLTLTLPRREESRPRVVEVKVNS
- a CDS encoding GspE/PulE/PilB domain-containing protein, whose protein sequence is MAAPRNRIGEILVKARVIDEMQLRSALAQHDQWGGRLSRIVTDMGLAAEDTLTEAIAQGLGVQRVQLGTAKDPGALAKLDVTFAEQKGVFPVALRDNGKTLVLAMADPSDLQTIDQVAARSRTRVIPMVAGDREIENAIMRHYRNMEPSLTPTGMRRDKPSGDEDEFKIVDMSGKTVRKSLADISPKLAEENAQRQAAAAATPRPGGGASAADLLDEILSASPAPAEVFSPEEMQRLQTVQVNQEKSSKILRALLELLLEKGAIQQRELAARMRAS
- the serB gene encoding phosphoserine phosphatase SerB gives rise to the protein MSNSPNSQDSVLVTVTGRDEPGILARLTGILSEVGAVLLDIEQVVVHGQLTLSLLVRLPETRSVLKELLFAAKELGMSLDFKPVEGPSTPVAPSLSRHVVTVVGALGARELHAVAERLARHGANIERINRLSDAELGSVEIHIALPPERDPEELKRSLLELAMSTSAFDVALQRESLYRRSKRLVVMDMDSTLIRIEVIDELARAYGVGEQVVRITERAMHGEMDYDESLRQRVALLKGMDAKVLRDLAANLPLTQGAETLIRVLKRLGYRTAIISGGFSVAAEALKARLGIDYAHSNMLEEADGKLTGRTLGPIVNARRKAELLENIAQAEGILLDQVIAVGDGANDLLMLERAGLGIAFRAKPKLRQAADTSISAGGLDTILYLLGLSARELQEVLG
- a CDS encoding CPXCG motif-containing cysteine-rich protein, whose translation is MQPFADEQTHLCPYCGEEVEVAVDPGGPSSETYVEDCPVCCRPWVVHVSREGDEVSVHLGREDD
- the kdsA gene encoding 3-deoxy-8-phosphooctulonate synthase, with protein sequence MNQSIDLCGYKVGPGQKLFVIAGPDSIESEDMALRHAKLLKELTGRLGVPYAFKCSYDKANRTSGKSFRGPGLKEGLRILDRVKREVGVPILTDVHETSHVGPAAEVVDIIQIPAFLCRQTDLVEAVARTGKGVNLKKGQFVAPKDIVHSARKAVEVGNPNVLVTERGATFGYNNLVVDMRGFAQMREAGLVVCFDATHSVQLPSSGDGQTGGERKFVSLLARSAAAAGIDALFTEVHEDPDRALCDGPCSLNPQMFEDVLRQVLAIRRALGHEPG
- a CDS encoding DUF309 domain-containing protein yields the protein MPRGFDTCLAEGVALFNAGHFFEAHEAWEEAWTHERGPRRLLLQGLILVAAGWLKRDAGNVRGAWTLFSRALDRLESLPPVCEGVDVGGLRPRVQRWREGEAPDRPLLARLATGQGGDF
- a CDS encoding response regulator, which produces MTDQLYTTHDISRLLQVDPSTVSKWIDRGILMAFRTPGGHRRVRSADLRTFLITHQMPVPEELGSSTVRLLVVDDERQVLDAIKRAFKPYANQVELQTTTSGVEALLLVSEQKPHGMLIDLNMPDIDGIEVCRRIRARKQMEGVRLITMTSAHSPEVVEQSKQAGAVACLPKPLDVQQVLDLFRVPLALGANTAVKR
- a CDS encoding KdsC family phosphatase; the protein is MTELPPKPNKDELTERASRVRLLVFDVDGVLTDGGLYYGDGGEAMKRFDVKDGHGLVMARLAGLRTAILTARSSSIVEVRGLELGVTAVLQGRKNKAAGFRELLAQLEVSPEECAYMGDDINDLGPLGMAGLSACPADAAPEVRQEVHYVARSRGGHGAARELVELCLKASGQWETTVQHMRDPDALQAVKL
- a CDS encoding serine/threonine-protein kinase — encoded protein: MPKSAIHRDTVCGEALFILRSLKENGRLGRSNKLADVKASLEPSVSLEFDSYYLFLRKYLYIALDPREAQLRLTEPGERVVDGELQDKFSLEVDEFFAEQLLGDDAVPADDEEGDPSMPPPPPDILLDENEVLPHVEQPPALPRARASVALEVPLPPSVPVPPPVASMRNEAVPLPPAVPVPPAAPVAPPAPMPAPAPAPIPPLATSPAPKAAEVLDQRYQKLEAIGSGPLGTAYKGRFNALGLDICVKELKDIFGYFSFLQRGEVLKRLRKELCAQAQVRHPGIIQVLDQNAEAARPYYVLELLHGSLKDKLEEGGGKGVPVSLAMRCFLQLAYALRAAHAVGLTHHNLKPENVLFDLYGNAKLGDFGLSRVVEQDASKGLPQVFVGAGGMAYLAPELLQPQRAKDAGPASDVYGLGIILYEMLTGQIPGRRSPLPSEVNPEAPAGLDAIFDKMTHDRVDQRYPDIDTMLEDFYKSFTEAQFLARGDLILSSEPQ